The genomic segment TctgtctagatttctggctgtttctatccaataaataaagtaaagataatacagttttaaaaagacCCCAAGCTTGAGGGTTAAACACTGTGCCATTTCTTGCTCAAgaacttccctttttttttttttattattgtttctcTTAAATTTATGTCTCTAAAGTGTCTAATGTGTCCCTTTCTAAGTATTTTAAGCCAATAACTATCCTTATGTCTCTCCTTGGTTCTTATTAAAACTGTTAAagtaattgccttttttttttttatctgtcctatcagtTGCTGCCAAAATTGTGTTTCTTTTaagccagtctttttttttttttttttttttagtgttttagttTAATCTTCCAAGAACTTCCTTTTCAAAGGTTAGAATGAAAGTAATACTGATTacttgaaatgatttttttgaaAGCCTTCGTATTTCTGGGTCTAAACTATTCTTCAGCTGTTTGTCTTTTGACAAAGCTCTCAAGTCACAGTTGCTCTTACAGTCATGTCCATGCATATGACCTGCTTCCTTGCAAGGCCTTCGTGACAACATGCACTCACCCTGAAGTCTCCAACTCAGAGTGAGCCCAGACGTTGGCTGGCTTTTGGAATTCCTGCTTCCACAGCAGTTGCTCCTTTCTCTTGTGAAATGGTGTCCCCAGGAAGCTAAACCTTTTGACAGAAATACAATTGCTATTCCCTATAGTTCTCGCAGGCACTGGGCTCAGCGAAATGTCCTATTTGTATTCCTTTGTTCTTGCTGCTATTTATAGAGACGGAGAAGGCAGAgcaagagtaaaagagaccacagcatgaaaCTGTCTTCAGTGTGGTAGGTCCTAGGCTTGAGcttgggccttgcacatggtgaccagtgcactatccaagtgggctatttgCTGGCccttatgtatttttaaagtattttattttatttatttatttgccctgttgttgcccttgtttctttattattgtttttgttattgatgtcgtcgtcgttggataggacagagagagatggagagaggaggagagaaagacagacacctgcagacctgcttcaccgcctgtgaagggactcccctgcaggtggggagccgggggctcaagctggcatccttaagccggtccctgcgctctgcgccacgtgcgcttaacccgctgcccccgACTCCCGGCCCTTTCGTATTTTAATAATGATATAGGTCATGGGTAgaagtgtgttttttttaaaaaaattgtcaccagggttgtcactgggacccttccttctcaatttttcttttcctatcaaataaaaatagaagggagtcgggcggtggtgccagggggttaagctcatgtggcgcagagcgcaaggactggtgtgaggatcccggttcgagcccccggctccccacctgcaggggagtcgcttcacaggcggtgaagcaggtctgcaggtgtctgtctttctctccccctctctgtcttcccctcctctccatttctctctgtcctatccaacaatgacaacatcaacaacaataataactacaacaacaataaaaaaaacaacaagggcatcaaataaaaatagaaagaaagacagacagtggtccgggcagtggcgcagtagttaaagcactggattctcagccatgaactcaatccctggcagcacatgtagcagagtgatggctggttttttttctctctctgcctacccttctgataaataaataaataaataaataaataaataaataaataaattctttaaaaatagatagataaaaaacaaaggaaaagtggtccgggtggggagtcgggctgtagcacagcgggttaagcgcaggtggcgcaaagcacaaggaccagcataaggatcccggttcaaatcccggctccccacctgcaggggagtcgcttcacaggcagtgaagcaggtctgcaggtgtctatctttctctcctcttctctgtcttcccatcctctctccatttctctctgtcctatccaacaacgacaacaacaataataactacaacaatgaaaaacaacaagggcaacaaaagggaataaataaataaaataaatattaaaaaaaaaaaaaaagtggtccgggtggtggtgcagtggtaaagctttggactcccaagcatgaggtcccgagttcgatccccagcagcacatgtgccagagtgatgtctggttctttctctctcctcctatctttctcataaataaataaaatctttttttttaaaaaaaaaaaggaagaaatggcttcAGGGAGCTGTGCATTTGTAGTTCCAGCACCTAGCTCTAGTGATaagcctagtggcaataaatagaGAAATCAGTGGAATTTGAGAGGGGTAACTCCAGAATATAGGAAAGTGGAAACTAAAAATTAGTGATAATTCAGATATTCCAGGGGCTTTCGTCATGCTTTTTCGCTAACATACTACAAGGACATAACTGATGGAATGCTTTTCTCCAGGTAGGAAGATGGCATAGGGTTGACATGCTTGAGGCTCttaaagttccaagttcagtcctcagtatctccataaaccagagctgagcagtgctgtttttgtttttttctttattttatttgggaggaggggattaatggtttacaatccacagtaaaatacagtagttgtacACATGTAACACCTCTcggtttttccacataacactttaaCCCCCCACCTACTTCCTccatcacattccaggacctgaacactccccccaccccagaggcctttacttcgctgcagtgcaccaactccagtccaaattctgctgtgtgttttcctttctgtttttttttttttcaacttctgtctatgagtgggatcatcccatcttcatctttCTTGCTAATCTCACTTCCATGATCCCATCCAAGATGTGGTGAAGAAGGAGAATTCACTATTTtgaatagctgagcagtattccattgtgtatatgtaccaaaacttactcagccactcctaTTGTtgaacacttaggttgcttcagttacaaatggtgctgctctgaacataggcatacatagatctttttggctgggtgtatGTTTCTTTGGCAGAGCTGAGCCAGTATGCtggttgctttttttaaaaaaagttttcttagTCATTGGGGGCAAAAAAGGATGAAGAGGTGAGACTGAGAACGCCTAGGACAGAGACACCCATGTAGGTAGGGCCTTGGAAAGATGTGAAAACAGAACTGAAAATCTTATCCACAGGAAGTGACAGAGCTTGAGTGTGAAAAAAAAACTGCGGCTTTTTCATCTTTGCCTCTTGGTTGGAGGACCTTAGCTGCACTGTGCTTATGTTCCAAGTTCATGCTTTGTACAGTACAGAAATCTCTGTATGGAAGAATTTAGACATTCCTGTCACTCTTCGTAAAACTAAAggccacgggagtcgggctgtagtgcagcgggttaagcgcaggtggcgcaaaacgcaaggaccggtgtaaagatcccggtttgagccccggctccccacctgcaggggattcccttcacaggcagtgaagcaggtctgcaggtgtctgtctttctctccccctctctgtcttcccctcctctctccatttctctctgtcctatccaacaacgatgacaataacaataataactacaacaataaaaaggacaagggcaacagaagggaataaataaataaaaataaataaataaatgccactctGTAGACAATCTCAGAGCTGAACATGAGCTCACAGCCACATGAGGAAATAATATACCACAAAAAATATCCACAATGactacagatttttttaaaaaaaggaatagaaactAATGAAAGGGGACATTAATAAATGAGGATATGGAAAACTTAGAACtttaaagaagtgaaaaaaaaagtcactgaaatTAACTAAATGAGCTGTTAAACTGCAGAATAAACACAGCTGGAGAAAACAGTAAACCGTTAAAGCTGAGCAAACtagagaaaagagacaaagaatagcAGAGGGGTGAATTTTAAACAATAGTAGATAGAAAAGGACCAAATATCATCAGGGATCATGGGGTATAAAATGCCCCTAGAAAATCTTACCACACAGCCAGAAAGCTCCCTCCTGTGCCAGCTGAAACGGCCGTGGGCTCGGTAGTTGTTGGGCTGAGGTTGAACGCACACATCACTGTGAGTGAGaatccaggttcaggtccctggctcccacctgcagggtgaagcttcgcaagcagtagaacagtgctatgacgtctctttctcacttccttcTCCCATccctgaatttctctctctctataaaaaaaaataataattttttaaaaatgggcaaagaatcaAATAGAATATTGGGAGTGTTGGGtttattgtgcaggcattgagccccagcaataaccctcctagtaaaaagaaataaataccagGCCCTGAGAGGTGTTGAGAGCAAAGTATATGTCTTTCCGACTCATATCttatttatggggagtcgggctgtagcgcagcgggctaagcgcacgtggcacaaagcgcaaggaccggcgtaaggatcccggttcgagccccgggctccccacctgcaggggagtcgcttcacaggcagtgaagcaggtctgcaggtgtctgtctttctctccccctctttgtcttcccctcctctctccatttctctctgtcctatccaacaacgacatcgataacaacaactacaacaataaaatcgacaagggcaacaaaaaggaataaataaataaatagtaaaaaaaataaaatatacatgatTTTTGCTCCTTCTGGAACAACACAAGGAATCCACCCGCCTAACAACAGTTACTGACTGACTGATATTTTCCTAAATATTAAATCACAGTTTGTTTCTTGGCTTCCAAATACTAGTTAGAGGTAGTATTTTTAACACTAGGGTCTAATTCTAAATCACTTTTCTTCTACCTCAAGTGTATCTTGTAGAATCTTTGTTAAGAAGGTAAGTgtgtaggctggggagacagcatgatggttatgcaaaagacgcatgcctgaggctctgaggagccAGATTGAATCCCCAGCAACAGCACAAaccacagagctgagtagtgctctactctcagtctctctcattctctcattaaaataatatatatatatatatatcagaaagatGGTAAGGGTGCTGGAAGAGGTATTCAGCAGGGGCAGAAAGTCATACAAACAGTTTCTCTCAGAACACAGTCCATCCCTGCTGGTTACCACAAAGGCTGAGAGTCAAGTGCCAGTTATGCTGCTGCTCCTTTAAAAGTTGACAtttagcgcaaagcgcaaggaccaactgaAGGATCTTGGTTGTGCTTGAATACCTAAAAGGTAACATTTGGAAGCTGTGGTTTACATAGTGTAGTGTTGTCACAGTTAAGGAAAGAGAAACcgcacacctagctgagcactGGGTAGAGGGGTAGTGTCGCAGATTGTTGAGGGAGGAGTTATGCACTTCTCGGGGCTTTCTACTTCCgcggggaggtgactcagcagagtTTGAGCAGGCACTTTGCATGGTGGGCCCTCCAGTCCTATCCCTGGCTCCTTAAGTGCTGGAGTGAAGTGTTGCTTTGGTCTCTCTGGGTCTAGTCTTAAATGTGGGGTTCTGCAGGCGCTGTGTCCGGTTGACTGCACATGCTGTCATGAGCAAGCCAGCAgcccccgtctgcagggggaaggccttcaggagccgtgaagcaggtctgcggcctTCCTTCTGTAGCATTGGGTTCTGGGAATAAAACTCCAGTCTCTCAGTTCATTCCATTTGATTTGAACCCTAGGCCTTCTGGGTTGAATCTCGGTTGGTGATGTGGATATGATACTGAAGTCTGTCTGTAGGGATGGCTTGGGTTCTCATGATGCTGAGCTAAGTGATTTCTCACAGTAACGAAGTTAGTTACCACTTGAAACACCATGTCAGCtgtaaataactttttttctgaCTAAGGCACACTtatctttgtttttcatttaagTTGACagaacagaggagagaaaaatagagccgCCTACGAcagtgcttcacagctcatgaagctttacccctgcaggtggggacagggcttgaacccaggtcctcatgcatggtgatgtgtgtgcttagccaggtgtgccactgcccggccccttcggTGCATTTGTTAAACCTGCCGCCTTGTTGGACCATCCTCAGGGCCAGCAGGAGATCTAGGACACCAAGGACGTCACTCTGCTCTTGAGCATGTTCGTGAATGATGTGAGGTTCTTTGAGCTGGCCACTAGTATCTGCTATTGTTTGAATTAAAAACTGAATTACTCTAGAGTACATTCTCATTGTCTTGCTCTTGACTACTATCTTTAGTGTTTTGCTTGACTTGTTTCTTAGTTAAAGCATACGATCAATAAAACATACtcgtcttgggagtcgggcggtagcacggcgggttaaattatgtggcgcaaagtgcaagaacgggcgtgaggatcccactttgagcccccacctgcaggggagtcgcttcacaggtggtgaagcaggtctgcaggtgtctgtctttctctccccctctgtcttcccctctctccatttttctctgtcctatccaacaacatcaataataactacaacaacagtgaaaaacaacaaaggcaacaaaagggaaaataaataaatataaaagaaaattataaaaaaacagtcttatatatatatgtattttttttttttattgcatagagacagagtgaatgggggggagggagggataaaTAGTAGATAGCtatagcacttcttcaccactttgaagtttttagggggaccaggagcttgaacctaggtccctgcggATTGTAATGTGGCCACCTAACAGTGTGTTACCACGTGGCCCAATATACTCGTCTTTTTGAAGGCAAACTTTACAGACAATAAAATGTGTACATTTAGATGTCCAGTGAGTAATCACCTGTCTGCATTTATGTCACACATACATACCCCAGAAAGTTCACAGAGTACATAAATCTTCGGTTTACAGTTTGAATTTTAAATCGGTATTTACCCAGGTAAATACTCGCACTCAACTCCAGATAACAGAAATGCCTGACGCCCCAGAATTCAATCAAGGTTGACTTGGGTATGCTGGTTCTGAAGTTGCTAATCACCAGAGGTGACCCCCTACCCATCATgttctgccctcccctctcctggtGTTCTCTCCAGCACCCCCCAGAGAATAAATGCCTTTGCCTCTTACAGATCTGGGACACAGCAGGACAGGAGCGGTTCCAGTCTCTTGGGGTGGCCTTCTACAGAGGCGCAGACTGCTGCGTCCTGGTATTTGATGTGACTGCCCCCAACACTTTCAAGACCCTTGATAGCTGGAGAGATGAGTTTCTCATCCAGGCCAGTCCCCGCGATCCTGAAAACTTCCCCTTCGTAGTGCTGGGAAACAAGATTGACCTGGAGAACAGACAAGTGAGTGCTAAGATGCGGGGTCACGTCTGTCGTGGGGACGTCTGTGCCTACCCTCCTTAGGCTGCGGAGTTGAAAGGGCATCTTAGTTTAGTTTTTACTGGCAGGTGCTGTTTAAAAGCCTGAACCTCACATATGTCTTTGTGTCTGCACTCCTCTTGTGGGTAGGGAGGAAGCATAACTAACTAGGTGTGGGCCCTTGCGCCCTTAACCTAAGTAATGGCACACCATCTTGGCTTTCTCCTATGgcaaaagaaacactgaaaatcCGAAATGGTGTCCCACTGAAATTATGctatcggggctgggtggtggtgcattggtTGAGCATACctactacaatgctcaaggacccggttcaagccccctgtccccacctgcagggggaaagctttgcaattggtgaagtagtgctgcaggtgtctctctctctctctctttctgtcatccccttccctcttgatttctggctgtgtatccaataaataaagatcaaaagtaaaaaataatgttagcaaaaaaaagtatttaaaaagaaagaaagaaagaaagaaagaaattatgctATCGGGCGGGGGtcggtagcatagtggttaagcaaacagactgtcatgcctgaggctccgaagtcccaggttcaatcccccacaccaccataagccagagctgagcagtgctctggtgtttctctgtgtctttttctctctgcatctctctcaaaaataaaataaataaaatacttaaaaaaaaaaaaagaaaagaaattatgctATCAAAGCAGCAAGTCTGTTTTGTAGTGTTGCCTGTCCTGGCTGTTGCCCTGTCTCACTGAGGTGACTTGACTTGAGGCCATGTGGTATTCTGCACGCTCTTCACTTAAGGGTAAAGGCAGATTATTAAACTGTTCTCTCTTAATTGGGAATACTTCACTCAAATAATGAAGCTGCTCTGGGATCAGATGACAGTGCTGCTTGGTCCCCAGATGGAGCTTGGGAAATGGTAACTGACCACTTGGCTCTTTGCTGTGCTTCCTCTCCTGTCACCACCTCCTGGGGTGCCTGATAATTTCAAAGCATTCTTTGCTGAACTCAAAATTACTCTGGAAAGTTCCTATAGGAGTGTGACTTAACCTTCAAGCCAACTACCTTGCTTAAGAGACCTGGTCTAAATCCTTACGTTGtagactggggagatggcataatggttatgcaagacactCATACCTGATCCTTTGAGGTGCCCCGGGTTCAGTCTCCactcagtactaccataagccagagctgagctgtgctctgtctggtttgtgtgtgtctgtctctcattaaaataaatttaagggggAAAATCCCGATGTTATCTCTAAGCAGCTGTGACTTTCTTACCTGCTGGGCCTCAATCTCCTTTCTGCACTTTAAAGGAAGGAATAGAGTCTGTCACTCTGAAATGGCCTCTCAGccttgggggtgtggggggctccCTATGTGCCACAGGTTGTTTTGGATTTTGAGGAAAACTGCTCTGGTTTACACTCACATAGCTGGAGTATGTGACAAGCAGGCTGTCACGCGAACTACAGAATTCTGCGACACATGGCTCAGGTGACATAGCTTAGCAGTAATAGGGAAGGAGGGCCGGCAGCTTTAAGACCAAGCTGGAGGGCATTTCCTGTGTGGGGAGGTCCCCACAGAGGACTCAGCTCTTCTTGGGCTGGATCCTTACTCGTTACACCAGCTGCTGTTCAGAATAGCTAAGAGTCAGAAGCTACGGATTGTAGACAGAAAGGGCTTTAGGTTTGCATACCAGCTGGTAACCTTGAGCAGGGTGCGGGTCTGTTCATCCCCTAAGTCTGTCCCCTCACCAGTGCTCCCTCTGGACTAGGAGCTCTGGTCTTTCCTGGGGAGGATTGAGTCAGTGCCTGCCGCCTCTCCTCTAAGTGCCTGTgtacctttcttcctcttccaggTGGCCACAAAGCGGGCTCAGGCCTGGTGCTACAGCAAAAACAACATTCCTTACTTTGAAACCAGTGCCAAGGAAGCCATCAATGTGGAGCAGGCGTTCCAGACGATTGCAAGGAACGCACTTAAGCAGGTAGGGTTCTGCAGCTCTCTGGCTCCCCCTGGTGATGGGCTGTCTGCCTAGCTCCGGCCAGGCTTCCGGGTCCTTAGTCTGCTCTCCCGGCTCACTCTCCTTTCCATGTTTCTAGAAAAACTCTGGAAAGGTAATGCACTTATTTGAGAATAATCTAAGAGGTGGAGGGCAATGAACACTGTAGCTGAGACCACCCTTGTTAGCTGGGCGTGTTGTATCAGATCAGGCCACTAGGAAGCTGCTCAGGGGTTCCTTCTATTTAAGGAGGGATGAACTTGAATCCCAGCTTTGTTGCCCATCATAATATAAAGGATTGTTCATTTGTATAGGTTTTATTAGCatctggggaaatggctcagctggcagagcatcAGATTTTATGCCTAAAGTTACCAGTTTGAGCTTTGGCACTACATGTTCTACAGTGGTATTCTGGGTTCTCATTTGTAAtaagtaaagtgtgtgtgtgtgtatgtgtgtatatatatatatatatatatatttttttttttttttttttttttttttttttttaatgagaaagacagacacacaccagagccctgctcagttctggctgatggtgattctgggaactgaacctgggacctcagagtctcaagcataac from the Erinaceus europaeus chromosome 21, mEriEur2.1, whole genome shotgun sequence genome contains:
- the RAB7A gene encoding ras-related protein Rab-7a; translation: MTSRKKVLLKVIILGDSGVGKTSLMNQYVNKKFSNQYKATIGADFLTKEVMVDDRLVTMQIWDTAGQERFQSLGVAFYRGADCCVLVFDVTAPNTFKTLDSWRDEFLIQASPRDPENFPFVVLGNKIDLENRQVATKRAQAWCYSKNNIPYFETSAKEAINVEQAFQTIARNALKQETEVELYNEFPEPIKLDKNDRAKASAESCSC